In Macadamia integrifolia cultivar HAES 741 chromosome 13, SCU_Mint_v3, whole genome shotgun sequence, one DNA window encodes the following:
- the LOC122059074 gene encoding uncharacterized protein LOC122059074, which translates to MSTATSSGRASSRSEAIDKRLRVSDEVVSAISNNNVYSDDSMVGVFSSTTPSYTGHGLSNVIFTIFPYAQQRIYSRHLYQNMKAKHPGMLLKLHFWAASQASTESQFRKEMNSIKEIKEKVYLYLNENPPRMWSRHAFDVGARSDHITNNMTESFYHWVGDLRSKPILTLIDHLRMKILDMLHRRYEKASMWEGKVTPRVIVKLKKVQQEARHYRCQPACEDQFEVLDKFENRFVVNLNYYRSSISYIRGELVNYCDLFFTIGKYLDTYKEMIYPLPDLTGLKHDAPNERILPPNLKRQYNGKIYLSIEDARTAGMVVESGALRIKLHLDWLMVADDQRSLDFFNGSRRSVDGSRQSVDGS; encoded by the exons ATGAGCACTGCTACTTCTAGTGGAAGAGCTAGTAGTAGAAGTGAAGCTATTGATAAGAGACTAAGAGTGTCTGATGAGGTTGTCAGCGCTATTAGCAACAACAATGTATATTCAGATGACTCTATGGTTGGGGTCTTCAGTTCAACTACACCAAGCTATACAGGGCAC GGATTGTCAAATGTGATTTTCACAATCTTCCCTTATGCTCAGCAAAGAATCTATAGTAGGCATCTATATCAAAACATGAAGGCAAAGCACCCTGGTATGCTATTGAAACTACATTTTTGGGCTGCCTCACAAGCTTCAACTGAATCTCAGTTTCGAAAGGAAATGAATAGCATCAAGGAGATTAAGGAGAAGGTATATTTGTATTTGAATGAAAACCCCCCGAGGATGTGGTCAAGGCATGCCTTTGATGTAGGAGCAAGGAGTGACCATATCACGAACAATATGACTGAGTCATTTTATCACTGGGTTGGAGACTTAAGGAGCAAACCCATTCTCACATTGATAGATCACCTAAGGATGAAAATATTGGACATGCTACATAGGAGGTATGAGAAGGCATCCATGTGGGAGGGTAAAGTAACACCAAGGGTTATAGTGAAGTTGAAAAAGGTTCAACAAGAAGCAAGACATTACAGGTGTCAACCGGCATGTGAAGATCAATTTGAGGTCTTAGATAAATTTGAAAACAGATTTGTGGTTAATCTGAACTATTACAGAT CTTCTATATCATACATAAGGGGAGAGTTGGTTAACTATTGTGATTTATTTTTCACTATTGGAAAATACTTGGATACATACAAAGAGATGATCTATCCACTTCCAGATCTGACAGGGTTGAAGCATGATGCTCCTAATGAGAGAATACTACCACCAAATCTAAAGAG acaatataatggaaaaatatatCTTTCCATTGAAGATGCTCGGACTGCAGGAATGGTGGTTGAATCAGGTGCTCTGCGAATCAAACTCCATCTAGATTGGTTGATGGTTGCCGATGATCAACGGTCACTGGATTTCTTCAATGGTAGCCGAAGATCGGTTGATGGTAGCCGACAATCAGTTGATGGTAGCTGA